The DNA sequence CGCACAATCGGCGTAGAGGGCGTACCCCTCGCTGGGATAGACGTAAGCCAGGTGTGGAGCCGCGTCGATCGCCTGTTGCGCCGTCGTCGCCCAAAGCTGACAGGCAATCATGTCGCCTGCCACCATTTGGTCCCGCACCTCCGCATTCAGGTAGGCCCGAAGCAGCGGTTTCTGGCGCAGAGCCTCCTGTTGAGCTGCCCGCAGGTCGGATTCCGCGCCCGCGTTGAGCGACCGGCCCAGTTTCTTGAGAGCCGCGCCAAATACCTCGGCCGGATCGTCGAGCATCGTCATGCGGCCGCGAAATCGCGCCGTCCAGAGATCGGCCCACGATGTAGGGGTGGCGCCGCCGTGGGCGTTGAACAGGATCCCGCTCGAGCCCCACATGTAGGGCAGGTTCCATTTGAGGTCCTGATCCCACACCGGCCTCTGAAAGATCTCGCCCAGATTGCGCATATGACCCAGTCGCGTGTGATCCAGCGGGGCCAGTAGAGACATCTCGCGCATCGGCGCGATGAAGTAATTGGATGGAAAGACGATATCCCAGCCCGAGTTGCCGGTCATCACGCGAGCCAGCATCTCCTCATTGCTTTCGTAGATGGCATACCGGACGCGGATGCCTGTCTCCGATTCGAAGCGCGGAATGGTGCTTTCCGCAACGTAATTCGACCAGTTGAAGACGTTCAGGCGCAGACGGTTGGCGCGATTGCAGCCGGCTGCCCCGCTGAGCCCCAGAAAGAACAGCGTCTTGCGCCGGGAGATCATGACTCCTTCAGGCGCTCCGAAATCAGTATCAATACCCCCAGCCCGACGACGATGACGGTGGAGATAGAGTTCACCATCGGATTGGCGCCCCTGCGGGCAATGGCATACAGCACCATGGGCAGCGTTTCCGAATCGACTCCGGCCACCAGCGATGTGATGACATAGTCGTCGAAAGAAGTGGTGAAGGCAAGCAAGGCCGCCGAGACAATGGCGGGAGTCAGATTGGGCAGCGTCACGCGCCAGAAAGCCTGCCACTCGGTGGCGCCGAGATCCAGGGCTGCCTCCTCCAGCGCGCTGTCGAACGTCCGCAGTCGCGCCAGGACGACGATCACAACGAACGAGATGCAGAACGACACGTGAGCCAGGATCACCGTATGCAGGCCAAGCTGCACCGCCAGAAAGCGAAAGATCCACTGAAACAAAGCCAACAGCGAAATACCGGCGACGATCTCCGGCGTGACCAGCGACAGCGACAGGCTCATGGTCACAATCGGAACATCCTTCTTCCAGAGCGCATAGGCGCAGAGCGTCCCAATCACCGTCGCCGCGGCCGTCGCCAAAAGGGCGATGAGCAGGCTGTTCCATGTCGCTTCCATTAACTGCTGGTCGTGGAAAGCGGCACTGTACCACCGGAGCGAGAACCCTTCCCATACCGTGAACCGGGAACTGTTGAAGCTGAAGACGGCCAGAACCAGTAGCGGCAGGTGTAGAAACGCGTAAAGGGCCACAGCGGTGGCGGGCAGCAACCGTCTCATAGCAGTGGCTCCCCTTTGCGGCGTATCTGGAGCCAAAGAACGACCATCACCAGCGCCATCAACGCGATGGAGACGGCCGAGCCGAACGGCCAGTCGCGCGCGTTGGAGAATTGATTCTGTATCAGAGTCCCAACGAGGATCGTGCGCCCGCCGCCCAATAGGTCGGGCGTGAGGTAGGCGCCCAAACACGGTATGAACACGAGAATCGCACCGGCCCGGATGCCTGGCGCGGTCAAGGGCAGAATCACGCGCAACAGACCCTGCATCGGCCGCGCACCCAGATCGGCTGCCGCCTCCACCAGACCGGGGTCGAGGCGCTCAAGGGTGGAAAACAGCGGCAGAACCATGAAGGGCAGGTAGCCGTAGACAAGCCCCAGGATCACGGCCCACCAGTTGTACAGCATAGGCAGCGGTTCCTTGATCAGGCCCAGGGCCTGTAGGCCGGTGTTGATCAATCCCGTATCCCGCAGCAGGAACATCCACGCGTAGGTCCGCACCAGGAAACTCGTCCAGAACGGCAGCATCACGAGGGCCAGGTAGAGGTTCTTCCTGGGGCCCGACCTGGAAATGAAGAGAGCGAGGGGAAAGCCCAGCAACAGGCAGACCGTCGTGGAAACCGCAGCCACCAGAAACGACCGGCCCACGATCGCCAGATAGAGCGGATCAAAGAGCCGCAGCCAGTTCTCCGCGGTGAAGGGCTGCGCCGTGCCGCCATAGGCGCCGCGCGTCAGGCAGGCATAGACCAGTAGGATGCACAAAGGCACGGCGAACAACAGCAGGAGGATGCTGACCGCGGGCGTTAGGAAGAGAAGCCGCAGACGCCTCATGTCTGCTCGCAGTGGATCTCATCCGACGCATTCCACCATGCGTGGACGGCCTGGCCGCGCTGGAACAATCCGTCTTCTCTCGACACCTCGGCCACGATGCGTTGGCCGTCGGCGGAGCACATCTCGATGTGCAGGCAGTTCCCCAAAAACATTGAATCAGCGACCGTCGCCGGCAGGACTCGAGTATCGTTGCCAACTGGAGGCGCCAGCGCCAGTCGCGTGGACTCGGGCCGCACGCCCACCCCATTGATCCAGTTCACCGGGCCGAGAAACCCGGCGGCGAATCGTGTCCGAGGCTGCAGGTAGAGATCGTGGGGCGTGCCCAGTTGTTCCAGGCGGCCTTTGTACAGCAACGCAATACGGTCCGAGACCGACAAGGCCTCCTCCTGATCGTGAGTGATGAAGATAAACGTGATGCCGACACGCCGCTGCAGGGCCTTTAACTCGGTTCGTACCTGGGTCCGCAGATTGGGATCGAGGGCGGAGAGTGGCTCGTCGAGCAGGAGCACGTCCGGCCGGAGAACCAGCGAGCGGGCCAGGGCCACCCGCTGCTTTTCGCCTCCGCTGAGCTGGGCCGGCTTTCGATCCTCCTTCCCTGCGAGCTGCAACAT is a window from the uncultured Paludibaculum sp. genome containing:
- a CDS encoding spermidine/putrescine ABC transporter substrate-binding protein; its protein translation is MISRRKTLFFLGLSGAAGCNRANRLRLNVFNWSNYVAESTIPRFESETGIRVRYAIYESNEEMLARVMTGNSGWDIVFPSNYFIAPMREMSLLAPLDHTRLGHMRNLGEIFQRPVWDQDLKWNLPYMWGSSGILFNAHGGATPTSWADLWTARFRGRMTMLDDPAEVFGAALKKLGRSLNAGAESDLRAAQQEALRQKPLLRAYLNAEVRDQMVAGDMIACQLWATTAQQAIDAAPHLAYVYPSEGYALYADCAALLRESRRADLAHQFLDYLFRPEVAADIVSSSRTATANGAARELLPKPVGTLRTLYPDAETLARGEWFAPLAAPAQRLRDRLWTELKSA
- a CDS encoding ABC transporter permease, whose protein sequence is MRRLLPATAVALYAFLHLPLLVLAVFSFNSSRFTVWEGFSLRWYSAAFHDQQLMEATWNSLLIALLATAAATVIGTLCAYALWKKDVPIVTMSLSLSLVTPEIVAGISLLALFQWIFRFLAVQLGLHTVILAHVSFCISFVVIVVLARLRTFDSALEEAALDLGATEWQAFWRVTLPNLTPAIVSAALLAFTTSFDDYVITSLVAGVDSETLPMVLYAIARRGANPMVNSISTVIVVGLGVLILISERLKES
- a CDS encoding ABC transporter permease; this encodes MRRLRLLFLTPAVSILLLLFAVPLCILLVYACLTRGAYGGTAQPFTAENWLRLFDPLYLAIVGRSFLVAAVSTTVCLLLGFPLALFISRSGPRKNLYLALVMLPFWTSFLVRTYAWMFLLRDTGLINTGLQALGLIKEPLPMLYNWWAVILGLVYGYLPFMVLPLFSTLERLDPGLVEAAADLGARPMQGLLRVILPLTAPGIRAGAILVFIPCLGAYLTPDLLGGGRTILVGTLIQNQFSNARDWPFGSAVSIALMALVMVVLWLQIRRKGEPLL
- a CDS encoding ABC transporter ATP-binding protein; the encoded protein is MGHILELRELSKHFPNHAALDDLTLEIREGEFFSLLGPSGCGKTTTLRLIAGFETPTKGSILLRGAPVADLPPYRRNVSTVFQNYALFPHLTVRQNIEFGLRYQSPSGARERVNECLEMLQLAGKEDRKPAQLSGGEKQRVALARSLVLRPDVLLLDEPLSALDPNLRTQVRTELKALQRRVGITFIFITHDQEEALSVSDRIALLYKGRLEQLGTPHDLYLQPRTRFAAGFLGPVNWINGVGVRPESTRLALAPPVGNDTRVLPATVADSMFLGNCLHIEMCSADGQRIVAEVSREDGLFQRGQAVHAWWNASDEIHCEQT